A single region of the Raphanus sativus cultivar WK10039 chromosome 1, ASM80110v3, whole genome shotgun sequence genome encodes:
- the LOC108859095 gene encoding phosphoribosylamine--glycine ligase, chloroplastic, whose protein sequence is MSLSTFNFHPSSSTINLFCNNNNYSPKPFPNSLGFSTSSTSSSFVAPLKFSTTNHSLSSSNRVQRRQLWLRCVSTESEPSSTSAVPGGSEERIVVLVIGGGGREHALCHSLKRSPSCNSVLCAPGNPGITSSGDAECVPDLDISDSSAVISFCRKLNVGLVVVGPEVPLVAGLANDLVNAGILTFGPSSQAAALEGSKNFMKNLCHKYNIPTAKYKTFSDASAAKEYIKEQGVPIVIKADGLAAGKGVTVAMELDEAYDAVDSMLVEGVFGSAGCQVIVEEFLEGEEASFFALVDGENAIPLESAQDHKRVGDGDTGPNTGGMGAYSPAPVLTKELKDVVMETIIHPTVKGMAEEGCKFVGVLFAGLMIEKKSGLPKLIEFNVRFGDPECQVLMMRLESDLAKVLLAACKGELSGVSLDWSKDSAMVVVMASKGYPGAYEKGTIIRNLEEAETVAPGVKVFHAGTDVDAEGNVVASGGRVLGVTAMGKDLEEARERAYLAVQEIKWPGGFFRSDIGWRALRQKQVATKE, encoded by the exons ATGTCGTTGTCTACATTCAACTTCCATCCTTCATCTTCCACCATCAATCTCTTCTGCAACAATAACAACTACTCACCTAAACCCTTTCCCAACTCTCTCGGATTCTCCAcctcttctacttcttcttcctttgtTGCTCCTCTCAAATTCTCTACCACCAATCACTCCCTTAGCTCTTCGAATCGCGTCCAAAGGCGCCAACTTTGGCTCCGCTGCGTCTCCACGGAGTCCGAGCCGTCGTCTACTTCGGCTGTTCCCGGCGGCTCTG AAGAGAGGATTGTTGTTCTTGTAATCGGTGGAGGAGGGAGAGAACACGCCCTCTGTCACTCCCTGAAACGCTCTCCTTCCTGCAATTCTGTGCTATGCGCACCTGGAAACCCCGGCATCACCAGCTCCGGAGATGCTGAGTGCGTCCCTGACCTTGACATATCAGACAGTTCGGCTGTCATCTCGTTCTGTCGAAAACTGAATGTGGGTTTAGTGGTTGTTGGTCCTGAAGTGCCTCTTGTTGCTGGTCTCGCCAACGACCTGGTTAACGCCGGTATCCTCACGTTTGGACCTTCTTCTCAAGCTGCTGCTTTGGAAGGTTCCAAGAACTTCATGAAGAATCTTTGCCACAAATACAATATCCCTACTGCTAAG TATAAGACATTTTCTGATGCGTCTGCTGCTAAAGAATACATCAAAGAGCAAGGTGTACCGATCGTGATCAAAGCAGACGGCTTAGCAGCAGGAAAAGGAGTCACTGTCGCCATGGAGCTAGATGAGGCCTACGACGCTGTTGACTCGATGCTGGTGGAAGGCGTGTTTGGTTCCGCAGGATGTCAGGTGATCGTGGAGGAGTTTCTCGAGGGAGAAGAAGCTTCATTTTTCGCGCTTGTGGATGGAGAGAACGCCATTCCTCTGGAATCTGCTCAGGACCACAAGAGGGTTGGTGATGGAGATACGGGTCCTAACACTGGAGGAATGGGAGCTTATTCTCCTGCACCGGTTCTGACTAAGGAGCTAAAGGATGTGGTGATGGAGACTATAATTCATCCTACCGTTAAAGGAATGGCTGAAGAAGGTTGTAAGTTTGTTGGTGTTCTGTTTGCTGGTCTGATGATCGAGAAGAAGTCCGGTTTACCTAAACTGATTGAGTTCAATGTCCGGTTTGGAGATCCAGAATGTCAG GTACTGATGATGCGTCTAGAGTCTGACCTCGCAAAGGTTTTGCTAGCTGCTTGTAAAGGCGAGCTAAGCGGCGTGTCGCTTGACTGGTCAAAAGATTCAGCGATGGTGGTTGTAATGGCAAGCAAAGGTTACCCCGGTGCTTACGAGAAAGGAACGATCATCAGAAACCTTGAAGAAGCTGAAACCGTTGCTCCAGGAGTGAAGGTTTTCCACGCAGGAACGGATGTTGATGCAGAAGGGAATGTTGTTGCGAGTGGAGGACGTGTTCTTGGGGTCACGGCGATGGGTAAAGACTTGGAAGAGGCGCGTGAAAGAGCCTACTTGGCGGTACAAGAGATCAAATGGCCTGGTGGTTTCTTTAGGAGTGATATTGGTTGGAGAGCGCTTCGTCAGAAACAAGTAGCTACAAAAGAGTGA